Genomic segment of Populus nigra chromosome 6, ddPopNigr1.1, whole genome shotgun sequence:
TAGAGTTTCAACATGTAACTAGGCACTCCATGCTCTGCACACAACGAACAAAGGGGGAGAAAAGGGAGGGGGCATTACTGAATTAAGACATCCACGAATCAGGGCTTGTCAGAATTAACGGGATTTGTTGTAGAACTGGAGCTTGCCTTGGAGAGTTTCTGCTTCAGCTCTGACAACAGTGCCTGATTCTCTTGGTTTAGCCGCTGAGCTTTCTTCCTTAGCATCTCATTCTGTTGGATTATATAACAGTTCTGCAAGTATAGCTGCGAGTTTAGCTTTTCCATCTTGAACACCTGCTATTACACCTGAAAATATTGCAAAAACACAGATTATTAGCAAAGATGGTGCCCAAACTATATACAAATTGTTATGAGACAAGGAGTTGGGAATTTAATTCGTTTACCTAGAAGCCTACTTGATAAACCTACCTGTATGCCTTATTAGGAAAAGAATCTAAGATTAGGAGCATACAAGAGATCAGAGGGATGATTATACGTATCATTCCAGAAGTGTACAtgtatatatacacatacacaTACCACGGGGGGTTACTCAAGACAAAACAAGGGATTTGAAGACAGCATGGTTCACCCAAAACAGCAGACACCCATCTGCAAAGCCCTCATGCCTGCCTTTTCCACGTAGAATAACTTTTATACGTGTGTCTTTAACCGTCTATAGCTCATGGGATCTTCACTGGCATATTCAAAAGAAAGAGGGTCTTGTGGATTTTGTTACAGCAACGCACGTAAAAGGAATGTGTCTGGTAAACATGATGCACGAAAAAGTGAAATTTGTGTACCAGTGGAAGCAACTTATAAGAAGAGGTGTTTAAATCTACATGTGTTGGCCTGTATTAGTATCCCTGGTTTAGAAACAACGAAGATTCGAGGGAAATTTCTCGTGAATACATCAGCTGAAGTAGATGGATCACCTAACTCCTGTCGAGGTTTCTCGTGAACGACATTGATGCAAATAGACATtaattacttgaaattaaatttagaaaGGAATTTAATCTCGATACATGAGAATTTATGAGGATCGGGAAGAAAAGCTGATGATGCTTAGGGAACAAGATGAGAAAAGGGTGTTTTTAGTACGGAGAGACTAAGGGGTGTGGTCTGAGGGTGAGCACGGGAGGCAGCTGAAGTAGGGAAGGAAGGTTTCGAGATTCATGTGACAGCAAGCTGGCAGAAGCAGAAGGAAAGCAATTATCTGTTGAGTTTCTTAAATGGCATGTCTAATGTTTTGCGGCTTAACTGTCTAGCTTTGGCCATATATGTCTGTCCCCTTGTCcacatcttgttctttttttcgaCGTCCTGTGCGGCGCCAAAACACAGTCACGTCCTGTGCGGCGCCAAAACACAGTCACGTCCTGTGGTTGGGACATCATGCATGCTAAGAAAGTGTTCGTTTTTACTGTacaaatgttgtttttaaaaattttgattttttttgttttaaaattagtttttaatgttttttcatttgttttgaaatactgatatcaaaaataaattttttaaaacaaaaaaaaaatattatttttatgtattttcaaacaaaaaaaacactttaaaaaactactATTATTACAAATCAAACACACTTTCAATCTATTAGCGTTTATTGTATGGTTTTATATGACTCCTCCACTAAAAACTATCTCTTGAAAGCTGAATCTTACTTAAGAAAAAGCTATCATTTATAACTTCTTTTAAACCTGTAATTAAATtgtaattacaaaaacaacCTTAATCTCTCCACTCAaaacaataaagagaaaaaaaaatattacaaaaacttTTCTATAATTTGATATGAATTTCACTTTTCACATTACTTTTATGAATTACACTTTTCatcttgtagtttatataataaCAGAtgtaaaatgtaatttataaaagtataaaataaaaataaaactaatatactCTGTTTCTAACAGATTTGCTATAAACATGTCATAacataactattaaaaaaaagtgaaaatatgAAAACCTAAATCCTAatacaaaaacttttaaaaaatcaattttatagatGAATCCTTGCCATTATATAACTAgctcttataataataataataagaataataataagttgatCCAAATCCATTAAATGCATAGTTATCAAACAGGCTAATAGCCCGAGTCACTGGATCATgagattattttagtttttttttatttaaaaaactcaaatgatATTGTTTATCTAGTCGTATTTCACTCGTGTTTAACTAGTTGAATCAGATACACATTTAActaggttaatttttaaaacaatttgaaaaaaaaatacacttgaCCAGTGCAAAGCACTTTTAAGAGGTTACTAGGCAAGTCCAATAATCATTGATTAAAAACACCACATCCATTAAATACACTTGTTACGTTAACGACCGTTATTTTAAACGGCGAGACAAACTATTACCAGCGTGGTCATTCATGGGTGGTGGTTACGGAGAAAAGGCTCCAAAGGAAGACCCCTTCAGacgagagaggagaggagaaataGATGCTACTCGTTGGCTTAGGtccttttttttcatccaaCCATTAGAAGACCACAGCTGCGGACAGTCCGAACTATGGCAGCCAGGCATTTGCGATCCTGACAATCCACACTCCACAAGATTCAAGCATGGTGAATCCTACCGATCAAGGGTGCGCTTGGTTCGCAAAGAAAGACCAGATCGCAACAGATGAACAGCTGCATTAATGGTCTACAAAACTGTCACCATCTTTCCCCGTCCCCGAGGGTGGCTAAGCACACGTGCCATGATCAGTGCGCATAAAATTTTGAATGGGAGAATAGTCGATCAACAAGCTTACAATCTTCCACATTCTGATGGGTGCATCAGTGCCTGCACATTTCCGGCATGGTAGAAGCATATAAGATTGCTGGGCAAACAATCAAATACATCCAGAACGAGTGTAAATTTTTGGTACACGAGAATAAAACATGCAAGGAAGCAGGAATAGATTACAAGTAACTTCACCCATCATAGTTAGCAATCAAAGATGCTGTTACAGTTCAAAAAGATCTGTTCCTATAATACATGAAGCGAATTGCTTCATTATTCCTGCAAGTCAAGTGTACAGCACAGTCAGGCGTAATCAGAGTTCTCTAAGGGGGCAAGCCGCGACAAGCCAAAAACATGCCAACTCTGATAGAAATGTCCTTCAAGCACATCCCCTTTGGCCCTTATGGTCTGTAGGGAAGAGGAAagcaaattaatttatcttatattAAAAGATGTAGACAAGTCTAAAAGATAAACAACATGAGCAACGTGACAAAGGGATGTACCTTCAATTAGACTGGGCGCGCACATCCACAACTCCGACCAATTTTCTTCCTAATTtgattcttcatcatcatcagtgACAAAACAGAGCTCAAAACAGAGCTCCTGTCCAGTAATACTAGTTGATCTGCCAAGCCCTTGAGCTTCTTCATCCTTCACCACATGGAAGAACCCTCAAGCAAAACCGAGACTGGTGGAATGGATCACTGGGATGTTCATGAGAAGTATTGCCCGCTCCAATCCAGCTCGGTTCTCTATGCCTGCACTCCTGCCAATTCAGATATGATGAGCAGCTGTATCAGCTCATCAATATTTCAAACTAAAGTTCTGGCTGGCAGGGTGCAGGCATGGCCCAAGCCCCTCAACGGGGCCGGGCTAAACCAAAACTTGCATCAGGTTGCTGTTGATGAGACTGTACAAGCACATAAATGGTAAAAGGAAGTCAATACCAtaaccaaaatcaaacaattGAAAACAGAAGCTGCACTAATCGCATTCAATGCAAGTCACCAAACCATTTTTACTTTTTGAGacatatttatcattaatgataCAAACTTCCCCCACTTTCTCTCTTTGGGAGGGAAGAGAGGATATTTCAGGCACCCTGCATAAGTTGCAGTAGGCATCTTTTTGGTCAAACAGGATGATCAGAAATATCACAAGTAATGGAAAATAGGGAAATTATTAGGTGAACCTGGTCCATCACTGACCAACCAATTGTGAGGGACGTATATCTAGCCAtatcaagaaacaaaatagtTTCTCtcctcttaataaaaaaatctttttttttaaaatagccaTGGTTGGCCCACAGTTTCAAGTAGTGACCTAGCATCACGCTGTAATTTCTCTTGAAAATACTATCAATGAGTAGAAAGTTGAATGTAGGGAGCCTAAGATCATCAAACTTGAGAAATATCTTACAAGTTTGATGATAAATATTCCTCCTACTATTGTACTGAAAAACACCtttcatagaaaaaagaaaagattactTCAATTAATAGCAGGAAAATAAAGCCACCCTAACTGGCACACCTGTGAAAAAGGCTGAACATGTTCATGGGGATGGATAAAAGGCATTCCTGGGTGTTGACATGGATACTGAGAGGAATGCAGATAAATGGCAGATGCAGAACGTGCACCAACATGATTCGGATTAAATGGTGGTATATGGGTATCAGGATGACCATATCCAATCCCTGCAGGGGTTGATGGTGCAACCCAGGGTCCTGGTACATGTTGAGGGTGAGCCCGAGGTTGGTGTTCTGTAGATATCTGAGGCCTGTGGGTGGACCCAAGTTGTGGAAATTCAGTGTTGTAATTCAGTGCAGGAGTGTACATGGGCTGAATGGCATAAGGTCCTCCCCCATTGAATCCAAAACCAGGATCAAATCTTTGCATATACCTGCAAGAACATTTCATCATAATTTTGCTCTACTCAACAAAGACAGATCAAGTTCATTGCTGTAGTAAGCTAATCAACATCGCAAGAACAATAAATTCGTTTTCAGACCAGACACAGTCATTTCCAACCTCCAACTGTGGGCACTCAGGTTACTGACTTGAGCTATAAGGGATATAAACACACTTAATGCTAAAAATGTATATGCTATTAGGTATCCCTTGCTCTCATTTACAGTACCACAGTTGGATTAGCTAGCTATCCTCATTTTAATTGGCCACAAGCCACTAATTCTATCAAAACATTGCAAAGGGTGAAACTCCCATCATACAGCACACAGAAAACAATCCACGGGCACTGAGCATTTaaacatggaaaagaaaaggaaaattcaaCCTACCACAGAAGTTATAAAGCCAAAATTAGTGAAGAGATGGCACATCTAAATAAGTGCAATACCGATTAACTTTGTTGGTGAAACTAATCCACTGTCAAATTTCTGGCACAATTTGCAGCATTGTTTTACCCTCTTTGGACATGTACCTATTTCTCATCAATTTTCTATGTTCAAATGgtctttattattaatttttacccttttttttcttcacattcCTTCCTTTTCTCATTTAGGTTTACCTATGAAGTTTAACAACCAGACTTGCAGAAAGAAAGTGGTGGACACGAACCCAGGGCCTCAAGCAAACAAAGTAACAGGTGAGGTGACAGATTCCTTGCCaaagaagaagattaaaaaatGCCACACTAAAAGGAATAGAACAGGATTTGGGAACTTATCCCGACTAAATAAAGCAAACTAAGAGAGATGGCAGAAGAAAAGCAAGGACAGAATACCTGTCATAGCTTCGATCAAAGTCGGGGTCCTTACGCTCAACCTCACGGTCCCGAAAAATGGCAACTCTGTTGTTTGGTCTGTACCTACCAATTGGCTCCTTCTCCATCCTAGTCCTAGCTGATCTACCGCTGCTTGTGGATGATTCAATTAAACCCCGCCCAGAATTTAAATCAGAAATCGCTGGAGCAGATTTCTCTTCTGACTTTGATATGCCAAATGAACCATGCTGGGAACCATCCTGCAATCTTGGTTCACCTTCTGGTTTCCCAGTAGAACCACTGCTGGAACTGCTAGAGTTAAATATCCGTGCACGTGCCCTGTTGTactcctcttttctttcctccaCACTTTTGGAACTATTTGACTTCgtggaatttgaatttgaattgttGGCAATTTGAGAGCGTTTCTGTGGTCTCTGCTTAATTGCAACCTTAATAACATCACCATCTTCCGATGGCAAACTCAAGGGGATGTCAGCCAGGCGAATCAAGGGAAGGCTACAGTCAGAAGTTTTGCGGACAATAATTCTGGAACCAGAGCCATCAGGTAAACTATTGTCTAACAAAACCATTGATTGCAGTGAGTAATGCTGTGCCACACGATGTGCTGCTAGCCTTAAATATGAAGTAGGCAACTGCTGAAATTCTAATTGTTGTTGGTTTGGATCACGGATAAACTTTTCTACATCTTGTTCCATCCGCAAAACTGAATAGAAGATATACATGAATTTACTTGTATGAAAAAGCAGGatatataaaatacttaaatcacataaagaaaacaaaaacaatgtgaatgATGATAACTAGCAGGTCATCCCTACAGTTCTCATAATACTGATTTTTGCAAAAAGAGAAACTGGGAACTCATAAGATCATTATCAACTGcatctaaaaaaatctaaattcctGATAAAACCCAATTCAAACTGCAGGCCCCAAATTTGGGCTGAAACCAACTTAACATTCTACTGAAAACCCCAGCCCATCTCCTCTGCACCCCTCcctctcaaaataaaaacaggacggcaacaacaacaacagaccaaaaataaataaataaataaatacacaaacacacagaCCAAAAAAAAGCAGTCCGTAGGTCAGCCACGCCCCTTCTtagaattcaaatttttttttttgctaaaatttaatatgttttgtatgttttagatcgttttgatgggctgatgtcaaaaataatttttttaaaatgaaaaaacatcattgcatgcatttcagcatgaaaagttatttgaaaatcaaCAGCAACCACACTGCTAAATACACTCTTACCAAG
This window contains:
- the LOC133697162 gene encoding uncharacterized protein LOC133697162; the encoded protein is MEGSVAVDDLGAPESWEVADLDETMSRLLLNKDSKQQKQQPQDQLARSGSGSLGPGEKVTDDVINQVDQFLREALQNPRERLSILRMEQDVEKFIRDPNQQQLEFQQLPTSYLRLAAHRVAQHYSLQSMVLLDNSLPDGSGSRIIVRKTSDCSLPLIRLADIPLSLPSEDGDVIKVAIKQRPQKRSQIANNSNSNSTKSNSSKSVEERKEEYNRARARIFNSSSSSSGSTGKPEGEPRLQDGSQHGSFGISKSEEKSAPAISDLNSGRGLIESSTSSGRSARTRMEKEPIGRYRPNNRVAIFRDREVERKDPDFDRSYDRYMQRFDPGFGFNGGGPYAIQPMYTPALNYNTEFPQLGSTHRPQISTEHQPRAHPQHVPGPWVAPSTPAGIGYGHPDTHIPPFNPNHVGARSASAIYLHSSQYPCQHPGMPFIHPHEHVQPFSQSHQQQPDASFGLARPR